From a region of the Nocardioides ginsengisegetis genome:
- the rsmH gene encoding 16S rRNA (cytosine(1402)-N(4))-methyltransferase RsmH, producing MSSPRHVPVLLDRVVALLAPALGHDGATMIDATLGLGGHSEAVLTRIPGSRVIGVDRDPAALALAGERLAPFGDRFTPVHAVYDEIPNVLADLNRSSVDAVLFDLGVSSMQLDLRERGFAYAEDAPLDMRMDSTVGQTAADVLNTYAVGDLTRILRDYGEEKFAAKIARAIVREREAEPWSRSGRLVELLYAEIPAPARRTGGHPAKRTFQALRMEVNDELAVLRRAMPAAIEAIAVGGRVVVESYHSLEDRLVKQAFTAATKSDVPLDLPFVPEGSEPALRLVTRGSEKADAGEIEENPRAASVRLRAIERVRPDGPTSGPTRRRGEA from the coding sequence ATGAGCAGCCCCCGCCACGTCCCGGTCCTCCTCGACCGGGTCGTCGCTCTTCTGGCGCCCGCACTCGGGCACGACGGAGCGACGATGATCGACGCCACGCTCGGCCTCGGCGGCCACAGCGAGGCCGTGCTGACCCGGATCCCCGGCTCCCGCGTGATCGGGGTCGACCGCGACCCGGCCGCGCTGGCCCTGGCCGGCGAGCGCCTCGCGCCCTTTGGTGACCGGTTCACCCCCGTCCACGCCGTCTACGACGAGATCCCGAACGTCCTTGCGGACCTGAACCGGTCCAGCGTGGACGCGGTCCTGTTCGACCTCGGCGTCTCCTCCATGCAGCTCGACCTCCGCGAGCGCGGCTTCGCCTACGCCGAGGACGCGCCGCTGGACATGCGCATGGACAGCACCGTCGGCCAGACCGCCGCGGACGTCCTGAACACCTACGCCGTCGGCGACCTGACCCGCATCCTGCGCGACTACGGCGAGGAGAAGTTCGCCGCCAAGATCGCTCGCGCGATCGTCCGCGAGCGCGAGGCCGAGCCGTGGAGCCGGTCGGGCCGCCTCGTCGAGCTGCTGTACGCCGAGATCCCGGCGCCGGCGCGACGCACCGGGGGACACCCCGCCAAGCGCACCTTCCAGGCCCTTCGCATGGAGGTCAACGACGAGCTGGCCGTGCTCCGCCGCGCGATGCCGGCCGCGATCGAGGCGATCGCCGTCGGTGGCCGGGTCGTCGTGGAGTCCTACCACTCGCTGGAGGACCGCCTGGTCAAGCAGGCGTTCACCGCCGCCACGAAGAGCGACGTGCCGCTGGACCTGCCGTTCGTGCCCGAGGGGAGCGAGCCGGCCCTGCGCCTGGTCACCCGCGGCAGCGAGAAGGCCGACGCCGGCGAGATCGAGGAGAACCCCCGCGCGGCCAGCGTCCGGCTGCGCGCCATCGAACGTGTCCGACCCGACGGCCCCACCAGCGGCCCGACCCGCAGAAGAGGAGAAGCGTGA
- a CDS encoding MoxR family ATPase encodes MDSGSTGGADLETLARVVGRVRANIERVIEGKPDVVSSTLVVLLAEGHLLIEDVPGVGKTMLSKALARSIDCSVRRIQFTPDLLPSDVTGVSIFNQNSREFEFRPGGVFANIVVGDEINRASPKTQSALLECMEERQVTVDNATYQLDTPFMVIATQNPIEMEGTYALPEAQRDRFMARVSVGYPVEAAEIAMLNSHTGSNPLDDLEPVTDAAEVRKLSQIVGQVYVSEAVQRYVVHLTAATRRSEELTLGASPRATLHLVRAAKAMAAMHGRDYVLPDDVHTLARPVLAHRLLPSVEAAMSGRSTSQILDGIVAGVPVPEGTRA; translated from the coding sequence GTGGATTCTGGGAGCACTGGCGGCGCGGACCTGGAGACGCTGGCACGCGTCGTCGGCAGGGTGCGGGCCAACATCGAGCGGGTCATCGAGGGGAAGCCGGACGTGGTCTCCTCGACACTGGTCGTGCTGCTCGCCGAGGGGCACCTGCTGATCGAGGACGTGCCAGGCGTCGGCAAGACGATGCTGAGCAAGGCGCTGGCGCGGAGCATCGACTGCTCGGTGCGGCGGATCCAGTTCACGCCGGACCTGCTGCCCTCCGACGTCACGGGTGTCTCGATCTTCAACCAGAACAGCCGGGAGTTCGAGTTCCGCCCGGGCGGCGTCTTCGCCAACATCGTGGTCGGCGACGAGATCAACCGCGCCTCGCCCAAGACCCAGTCGGCGCTGCTGGAGTGCATGGAGGAGCGGCAGGTCACCGTCGACAACGCGACCTACCAGCTCGACACGCCCTTCATGGTGATCGCGACCCAGAACCCCATCGAGATGGAGGGCACCTACGCCCTCCCCGAGGCGCAGCGCGACCGCTTCATGGCGCGCGTCTCGGTCGGCTATCCGGTCGAGGCCGCCGAGATCGCGATGCTCAACTCCCACACGGGCAGCAACCCGCTCGACGACCTCGAGCCGGTCACCGACGCCGCCGAGGTGCGCAAGCTCTCCCAGATCGTCGGCCAGGTCTACGTCTCCGAGGCCGTGCAGCGCTACGTCGTGCACCTGACCGCGGCCACCCGCCGGTCCGAGGAGCTCACGCTGGGCGCCTCGCCGCGGGCGACGCTGCACCTGGTCCGGGCCGCCAAGGCGATGGCGGCCATGCACGGGCGCGACTACGTCCTGCCCGATGACGTGCACACCCTCGCCCGCCCCGTCCTCGCGCACCGGCTGCTGCCGAGCGTCGAGGCCGCCATGAGCGGCCGCTCGACCTCGCAGATCCTCGACGGCATCGTCGCGGGCGTCCCGGTGCCCGAGGGGACCCGTGCGTGA
- the mraZ gene encoding division/cell wall cluster transcriptional repressor MraZ — translation MFFMGTYTPKLDEKGRLFLPAKFRDQLAEGLVVTRGQEFCLTVWPMADFMELTRKAQEAPVTVKGARDYTRFLFAGASEEKPDKQGRITITPMLREYASLERDVVVIGVMNRVEIWDPARWQQYSAEQETKFSELSEEVFPGV, via the coding sequence ATGTTCTTCATGGGCACCTACACCCCCAAGCTCGACGAGAAGGGGCGGCTGTTCCTCCCGGCGAAGTTCAGGGACCAGCTTGCGGAGGGGCTCGTGGTGACCAGGGGGCAGGAGTTCTGCCTCACGGTCTGGCCGATGGCCGATTTCATGGAGCTCACCCGCAAGGCCCAGGAAGCGCCGGTGACGGTGAAGGGGGCGCGGGACTACACCCGCTTCCTGTTCGCCGGAGCCTCGGAGGAGAAGCCGGACAAGCAGGGCCGCATCACGATCACGCCGATGCTCCGCGAGTACGCCTCGCTCGAGCGGGACGTGGTGGTGATCGGGGTGATGAACCGGGTCGAGATCTGGGACCCGGCCAGGTGGCAGCAGTACAGCGCGGAGCAGGAGACGAAGTTCTCCGAGCTCAGCGAAGAGGTCTTCCCGGGGGTCTGA
- a CDS encoding DUF58 domain-containing protein: protein MREALAGLTVRGRAFIAAGITAIVCAIVLGQPALTRVGVLVLALPLVTAVVLSRSRYKLALVRTVTPQLVAAGQPARVNLALTNEGRTPSGVLLLEDHVPYVLGTRPRFVLEGIGHGWRRHVTYQVRSDVRGRFDIGPMSVRVSDPFGLIELGRAFRTTVPLTVTPRTVPLPNIPLGGAWTGSGDNRPRAFATGSAEDVTVREYRRGDDLRRVHWRSSARVGELMVRREEQPWQSRATLFLDNRLRSHRGQGIASSLEAAVSAAASIAVHLSHRGFTVRLVTATGEDPSSAWHFRDADLNTGPLLEALAVVQAVHQPQLDTAWLAEGTHGGLTVAVFGAVEAIDVPVIRRMQLHAGSAMAIALDVDAWVSPNAAPGDASGALAQQGWRVTPLRPRDRLDSVWQDLGRSGPTSSMVGGLGAPPAPQAAR, encoded by the coding sequence GTGCGTGAGGCGCTTGCCGGGCTGACCGTCCGCGGACGGGCGTTCATCGCTGCGGGGATCACCGCGATCGTGTGCGCGATCGTCCTCGGCCAGCCCGCGCTGACCCGGGTCGGCGTGCTGGTGCTGGCCCTCCCGCTGGTCACGGCCGTCGTGCTGTCACGCAGCCGCTACAAGCTCGCGCTGGTCCGCACCGTCACCCCCCAGCTGGTCGCCGCCGGCCAGCCGGCCCGGGTCAACCTCGCCCTCACCAACGAGGGCCGCACGCCCAGTGGCGTGCTGCTGCTCGAGGACCACGTGCCCTACGTGCTGGGCACCCGCCCGCGCTTCGTGCTGGAGGGCATCGGCCACGGCTGGCGCCGGCACGTGACCTACCAGGTGCGCTCCGACGTCCGCGGCCGCTTCGACATCGGCCCGATGTCGGTGCGCGTCAGCGACCCCTTCGGGCTGATCGAGCTCGGGCGCGCCTTCCGCACCACCGTGCCGCTCACCGTCACGCCCCGCACCGTGCCGCTGCCCAACATCCCGCTCGGCGGCGCCTGGACCGGCTCCGGCGACAACCGCCCGCGGGCCTTCGCCACCGGCTCGGCCGAGGACGTCACCGTGCGCGAGTACCGCCGTGGCGACGACCTGCGGCGCGTGCACTGGCGCAGCTCGGCCCGGGTCGGCGAGCTGATGGTGCGCCGCGAGGAGCAGCCCTGGCAGTCGCGGGCCACGCTCTTCCTCGACAACCGGCTGCGCTCCCACCGTGGCCAGGGCATCGCCTCCTCCCTCGAGGCCGCGGTCTCCGCCGCCGCATCCATCGCGGTCCACCTCTCGCACCGCGGCTTCACCGTCCGACTCGTCACGGCAACGGGCGAGGACCCCAGCTCCGCCTGGCACTTCCGCGACGCGGACCTCAACACCGGCCCACTGCTCGAGGCGCTCGCCGTCGTCCAGGCCGTCCACCAGCCGCAGCTCGACACGGCCTGGCTCGCCGAGGGCACCCACGGGGGCCTGACCGTCGCGGTGTTCGGTGCCGTCGAGGCGATCGACGTACCCGTGATCAGGCGGATGCAGCTGCACGCCGGCTCCGCGATGGCCATCGCCCTCGACGTCGACGCCTGGGTCTCCCCGAACGCCGCGCCGGGCGACGCCTCCGGTGCGCTGGCCCAGCAGGGCTGGCGGGTCACGCCCCTGCGTCCCCGTGACCGGCTCGACTCCGTCTGGCAGGACCTCGGCCGCAGCGGGCCCACCTCCTCGATGGTCGGAGGGCTCGGCGCCCCGCCCGCACCCCAGGCGGCCCGATGA